A stretch of the Nitratifractor salsuginis DSM 16511 genome encodes the following:
- a CDS encoding ABC transporter ATP-binding protein: MRKEEETVLRIEGLSFAYPDSRQIYDGFSLELRRGECLGIVGPSGSGKSTLFELIAGNLKPQKGRIEHGRLGWIFQDPYSSFHPSYPIDRQIDEVATLPEDPRQVAALGLDRDLLGKYPHELSGGQLQRCSILRALRMDPDLLLCDEPTSALDNITQLETMKLLIKLLDRVGILLITHDMDLARWACDRIIDLSLLQESSERLGV, translated from the coding sequence GTGCGAAAGGAAGAGGAGACCGTATTGCGGATCGAAGGGCTGAGTTTCGCCTATCCCGACAGCAGGCAGATCTATGACGGATTTTCCCTGGAGCTGAGACGGGGAGAGTGTCTCGGGATCGTCGGTCCCAGCGGCAGTGGAAAATCCACCCTCTTCGAGCTGATCGCCGGAAACCTCAAACCCCAAAAGGGCCGCATCGAGCACGGGCGGCTCGGCTGGATCTTCCAGGACCCCTACAGCTCCTTCCACCCCTCCTATCCCATCGACCGCCAGATCGACGAGGTGGCGACCCTGCCGGAAGATCCCAGGCAGGTGGCGGCGCTGGGCCTGGATAGAGATCTCTTGGGCAAATATCCCCACGAACTCTCCGGAGGACAACTCCAGCGCTGCAGCATCCTCAGAGCGCTGCGGATGGATCCGGATCTCCTGCTTTGCGACGAGCCCACCAGCGCCCTGGACAACATTACCCAGCTGGAGACGATGAAACTTTTGATCAAACTGTTGGACAGGGTAGGGATCCTGCTGATTACCCACGATATGGACCTGGCCCGCTGGGCCTGCGACCGGATCATCGACCTGAGCCTTTTGCAAGAAAGCTCCGAAAGGCTTGGCGTATGA
- a CDS encoding DUF6858 family protein: MKSMTIKDTYPIQAAEIGKDEAKFSNTDEIIAYLKEAIEAHPVATYIATFDHYTHTKNLPDHKMDEKIKDVKLIVFCFGKELPIPQMAAVRPRSIAVVEEDDKFTVSFMDAPNPQAHETMIAWVQGIRK; the protein is encoded by the coding sequence ATGAAAAGTATGACCATCAAAGACACCTATCCCATCCAGGCGGCCGAGATCGGCAAAGATGAAGCGAAATTCTCCAACACCGACGAGATCATCGCTTACCTCAAAGAGGCGATCGAAGCCCACCCCGTCGCTACCTATATCGCTACGTTCGACCACTACACCCACACCAAAAACCTCCCCGATCACAAAATGGACGAGAAGATCAAAGATGTCAAACTGATCGTCTTCTGCTTCGGCAAAGAGCTTCCCATCCCCCAGATGGCGGCTGTCCGCCCCCGCAGTATCGCCGTCGTCGAAGAGGATGACAAGTTCACCGTCAGCTTTATGGACGCTCCCAATCCCCAGGCTCACGAGACGATGATCGCCTGGGTCCAGGGGATCCGCAAATAG
- the rnz gene encoding ribonuclease Z: protein MIELTFLGTSAGVPTRHRNVSGLALRPEQSGGWLLFDCGEATQHQIMKSTLSLFRLERIFITHLHGDHVYGLFGLLASRGMLMCETPLEIYGPPGLKEMLESVMRLSQLHLPFEVKTRELNGTERLEFGSYRIEPVPMSHSITCYGYAFIEKDRPGKLDRDKAAELGIPEGPMLGRLKAGEPVLLPNGRIIEPVEVLSLPRPGRRILIGGDNDRPERFSPYSGADLLIHEATYTQKDFDRLPRKFKHTTALQLGCAAKKMKMKALAATHFSARYDTAHRMDEIEKEIRECYKGTLYLASDLMQIEL from the coding sequence ATGATCGAACTCACCTTCCTGGGCACCTCCGCAGGCGTTCCCACCCGCCACAGAAATGTCTCGGGCCTGGCGCTACGGCCGGAGCAGAGCGGCGGATGGCTTCTTTTCGATTGCGGAGAGGCGACGCAGCATCAGATTATGAAGAGTACACTCAGTCTCTTTCGCCTGGAGCGGATCTTCATCACCCATCTCCACGGGGATCACGTCTATGGGCTTTTTGGGCTGCTGGCGAGTCGGGGGATGTTGATGTGTGAAACACCTCTGGAGATCTACGGTCCGCCGGGGCTCAAAGAGATGCTCGAGAGCGTGATGCGACTTTCCCAGCTGCATCTGCCCTTCGAGGTGAAGACTAGGGAGCTAAACGGCACCGAGCGGCTCGAATTCGGCTCCTATCGGATCGAGCCGGTGCCGATGTCCCACTCCATCACCTGTTACGGCTACGCCTTTATCGAAAAAGATCGGCCCGGAAAGCTCGACCGGGACAAAGCCGCGGAACTGGGTATCCCTGAGGGGCCGATGCTGGGCCGCCTGAAGGCGGGCGAACCGGTGCTCCTGCCAAACGGAAGGATCATAGAGCCAGTAGAGGTCCTCTCCCTTCCCCGGCCGGGACGGCGCATCCTCATCGGCGGGGACAATGACCGGCCCGAGCGCTTCAGCCCCTATTCGGGCGCCGATCTGCTGATCCACGAAGCCACCTATACCCAGAAAGACTTCGACCGTCTGCCGCGGAAATTCAAACACACGACGGCTCTGCAATTGGGTTGTGCCGCGAAAAAGATGAAAATGAAAGCCCTGGCGGCGACACATTTCAGTGCGCGATATGATACGGCTCATAGAATGGATGAGATCGAAAAAGAGATAAGGGAGTGTTATAAGGGAACGCTCTACCTGGCATCCGATCTGATGCAGATAGAGCTTTGA
- a CDS encoding VanZ family protein yields the protein MRPLPRPLSWKRLFWLALAIIAFLALMPWTQELPKPFRWSDKLNHFAAFVVLAWLLMAAYRPGWLRSWGLLVAYGAGIEGIQYFLPWRSAEWADLGVDALAAMTGLILYPFFVWTVNKILSIMPPYKIDNEGQ from the coding sequence TTGCGGCCTCTGCCTAGACCGCTCTCCTGGAAGCGGCTTTTCTGGCTTGCTTTGGCGATCATCGCCTTCCTGGCGCTGATGCCCTGGACCCAGGAACTCCCCAAGCCTTTCCGGTGGTCCGACAAACTCAACCACTTCGCCGCCTTTGTAGTCCTGGCCTGGCTGCTGATGGCTGCCTATCGGCCGGGTTGGCTGAGGAGCTGGGGGCTGCTGGTCGCTTACGGGGCGGGGATCGAAGGCATCCAGTACTTCCTCCCCTGGCGCAGCGCCGAATGGGCCGATCTGGGGGTGGATGCCCTGGCGGCGATGACGGGTTTGATCCTCTATCCCTTTTTTGTTTGGACGGTAAATAAAATTCTGAGTATAATGCCGCCCTATAAAATCGATAACGAAGGACAATAA
- a CDS encoding autotransporter assembly complex protein TamA, with protein sequence MTLARLFLFILALTLLSGTLEAAPDPSESNSSVKEEKTVRKVPVEVKGLKELDPDELLKVIGAEVNPWYIFWGDHTPKIPEKLIPAIPDTLRGWLDSQGYYDATFEIKKSPDKLIIIVHEGKPVVVKDINVSSDFPIEDYITFHKGDPFKTKQFVDIKSKIKTALLKEGYCSYDLDTKAYVDLDRRSVDLVYRLNKGDLCHFGNTTIKEKPEGLRDAVILSRMRYRPGDLFTTERVNESYAALNQLGIFGQTVINTDIKYFNEVRPEVYARLKQKMQRYTVSVGYDTVDGFRARATYDHFNFMGDGRKVGVVAQYSAEKSELTVNFFQPALFQVWDRYIDLYADGGYRKEAYDFYDEQMLYLDTKLGYDDGEWSYDLGLRYEFLRISETETPDRSEEKDFYPGDFNLFYGYMHLNYDRRDSKTDPRNGYYLSGYLEYGYSMGDEENTPYYKAILEGHYIKSFGLLTLAGVGKAGVIEDTGTLLPASKYFYAGGEYSNRAYGERDIGLTVSPTRDRGLGGRTWLNFTAEAQYPIWGDLYGGIFYDATLIAEDPYSITGASWIQTAGAGIRYMTPVGPLKLDFGANIHDPGINRISIMIGQSF encoded by the coding sequence ATGACGCTCGCTCGCCTTTTTCTTTTTATCCTGGCGTTGACGCTCCTCTCGGGGACACTCGAAGCTGCCCCTGACCCCTCCGAGTCCAATAGCTCCGTCAAAGAGGAGAAAACGGTCCGCAAGGTTCCCGTCGAAGTCAAAGGGCTCAAAGAGCTCGATCCCGACGAACTGCTCAAAGTCATCGGAGCGGAGGTCAATCCCTGGTATATCTTCTGGGGGGACCATACCCCCAAAATCCCGGAAAAGCTCATCCCCGCTATTCCCGATACGTTGCGGGGATGGCTCGACAGCCAGGGGTATTACGATGCCACATTCGAAATCAAAAAGAGTCCCGACAAACTGATAATCATCGTTCACGAGGGCAAACCGGTCGTCGTCAAGGATATTAATGTCAGCAGCGACTTCCCCATCGAAGACTACATCACTTTTCACAAAGGCGATCCTTTCAAAACGAAGCAGTTTGTTGATATCAAAAGCAAGATAAAGACTGCTTTGCTCAAAGAAGGGTATTGCAGTTACGACCTCGATACCAAAGCCTATGTGGATCTGGACCGACGGAGCGTAGACCTGGTCTATCGATTGAACAAAGGGGATCTCTGCCATTTCGGGAATACGACGATCAAAGAGAAGCCCGAGGGGCTTCGGGATGCGGTGATTCTCTCTCGGATGCGCTACCGCCCCGGCGATCTCTTCACCACCGAACGGGTCAATGAGAGCTACGCCGCGCTCAATCAGCTGGGGATCTTTGGCCAAACGGTGATCAATACCGATATCAAATACTTCAACGAAGTGCGCCCCGAAGTCTATGCCCGCTTGAAACAGAAGATGCAACGCTACACCGTTTCGGTCGGTTACGACACCGTCGACGGTTTTCGGGCCCGGGCGACGTATGACCATTTCAACTTTATGGGCGACGGGAGAAAAGTGGGGGTCGTGGCGCAATATTCCGCCGAAAAGAGTGAACTGACGGTCAACTTCTTCCAGCCGGCTCTTTTTCAAGTGTGGGACCGCTATATCGATCTCTATGCCGACGGCGGTTATCGGAAAGAGGCCTACGATTTTTACGACGAACAGATGCTCTATCTGGATACGAAACTGGGCTATGACGATGGAGAGTGGTCGTATGATCTGGGGCTGCGCTATGAATTTTTGCGTATCTCGGAAACAGAAACTCCCGATCGATCGGAAGAGAAGGATTTCTATCCGGGAGATTTCAATCTGTTCTATGGATATATGCATCTGAACTACGATCGCAGGGATTCCAAAACCGATCCCCGCAACGGCTATTATCTCTCGGGATATCTGGAGTATGGATACAGTATGGGTGACGAAGAGAATACTCCCTACTACAAAGCCATTCTGGAGGGGCATTACATCAAGAGTTTCGGCCTGTTGACCCTTGCCGGGGTGGGGAAGGCCGGAGTGATCGAAGATACGGGGACCCTGCTGCCCGCTTCGAAATATTTTTATGCCGGCGGAGAGTACAGCAACCGCGCCTACGGAGAGCGCGACATCGGATTGACCGTAAGCCCCACCCGCGACCGCGGCCTTGGCGGCCGGACCTGGCTCAATTTCACCGCCGAAGCCCAATACCCCATCTGGGGTGACCTCTACGGCGGGATCTTCTACGATGCGACCTTGATCGCCGAAGACCCCTACAGTATCACCGGGGCCTCCTGGATCCAGACCGCCGGAGCAGGGATCCGCTATATGACGCCCGTCGGGCCCCTGAAGCTCGATTTCGGGGCCAATATTCACGACCCGGGGATCAATCGTATTTCCATTATGATAGGACAGTCCTTTTGA
- a CDS encoding translocation/assembly module TamB domain-containing protein, producing MKKFLIGTALVIFLLFTALYLTVNSPYVIDKLAGKYLPRYHIDYEKIRGNPLKGIEIDNPSYRGKRLASRIKVRINPYTLLKKTLTLSQLQVLDVNVSALEEMIKEFTAPSEGQSEEETESSGFSLPLNIELEDIRLTLLPFDRYGIHVSKEELSIDSIYYDGERFNVGTLNQLAETSIGQVAFEGTYHKRFLDVRYLNVDGLDMTRLEHLIAYLGSQEPTAASSTKKVEPSSENNVTAAPASEDIFLPKRIHAGKVRLSMRPYDVMKGVHLQKTAVEGQGLDVDLEHLRIREGAMRAELQSNLAQIRLKLHAKKGRLILDNGTVSDLDANGMIALAGSKETEKNATATARPAPETHPTPAKKTALDSLPFVPRTIEIRQLQLKLKPEEIEGLSIRSATAKIENAKLDLHEERALAKLLEASIDTPLAHTALKASLEPKLVHIENFALSDVDLERIRQWLKRFQKPKASAATQKVSDNAPISPKEKGAVSKGLKLPFLPSTLLVDQASVETKPFHLEPLQTRRSRIELEQMYVDLTQLLAKSGKLHARIESNLADMELTGVIKENRLLLNPPGKNRILLAKSLFSTYRLPLRAEAFSPIVLSGTADAENVILQASFHAEKILADRNSSFNVDINRSVTQFHFNLAKGRFSVSNDANLSTPYAPLKLHAELKPGTRGALGYRGYLETPGVELGDPKIQKLLGAPRIDFAGDLHSVLAKLDAGALQGSFVSRDFKKGLLKLESKAPIRLARYIKLPPKLQGAQLSLDLRTPVDFAKPLPLDTAIKLHSNVANLDAHLLYDGNVTLSALTRFPKDSLLKKALPNLNLSALDPLKLKGKMDKRVIKLSLASKAIKADVEYDTAAEKIAGLIDLAGSKIKVAGNPKETITATLLTPSVKTLTKKLTAIYRVEIPKLDGDLKMKLKIEKLSKASLELKSKQFVPDDNARIKAPIKNIDIVLGADVKNKTLIIKKYSLETAGMKIFATKPSRIRMAKDRIVIDAFWVNDSLKVTGAYDLKKKEGEIVAKAARFKVIHENAKFDAAIDIKTKINGDKIDTKGTVTILGGNVMYDLQAKHYATDEDIIIVQHQKKNEESFFRKNVQITLFIKTKKPLFFKQKDVFVEIRPQLSVIKPYNGDLQLLGSVKLAKNGYYIFEGKKFVLEESSVNFTGKPTQPLLDINLVYRRYSKTIYIRVNGVATEPNINFSSDPYMTQSQILSFILFDTEDTGNNAEDMMSMVGGGIAKSILGNIGLKVDTLIVTTAGFEVGKKITKRITILYDQRSLEPKVIVRIKHSEHTQTDISIGSESQSVDIIYKREF from the coding sequence TTGAAAAAGTTTCTCATCGGTACAGCTCTGGTTATCTTTCTCCTCTTTACGGCGCTCTACCTGACGGTAAACTCTCCCTATGTCATCGACAAACTCGCCGGAAAATATTTGCCCCGATACCATATCGACTATGAGAAGATCAGAGGAAACCCGCTGAAGGGGATCGAGATCGACAATCCCAGCTACCGCGGGAAAAGATTGGCCAGCCGGATCAAAGTCCGCATCAATCCCTATACACTGCTGAAAAAAACGCTCACCCTCTCACAGCTGCAGGTTTTGGATGTCAATGTCTCCGCCTTGGAGGAGATGATCAAAGAGTTCACGGCTCCTTCCGAGGGTCAGAGTGAAGAAGAGACGGAATCAAGCGGTTTTTCCCTCCCGCTGAATATCGAACTCGAGGATATCCGACTGACACTCCTGCCCTTCGATCGGTACGGGATCCACGTCTCAAAAGAGGAGCTCAGTATCGATTCGATCTACTACGACGGCGAACGCTTCAATGTGGGCACGCTCAATCAGCTCGCCGAGACCTCGATCGGCCAGGTGGCGTTCGAAGGCACTTACCACAAACGCTTTCTCGATGTGCGCTATCTGAACGTCGACGGATTGGATATGACGCGGCTGGAACATCTCATCGCCTATCTGGGATCGCAAGAACCCACAGCGGCCTCATCGACGAAAAAAGTGGAGCCGTCAAGTGAAAACAATGTGACGGCCGCTCCGGCATCCGAAGATATCTTCCTCCCCAAACGGATCCACGCCGGAAAGGTTCGGCTATCGATGCGCCCCTATGACGTAATGAAGGGGGTCCATCTCCAAAAGACAGCTGTCGAAGGGCAGGGCTTGGATGTGGACCTGGAGCATCTGCGTATCCGCGAAGGGGCGATGCGAGCCGAGTTGCAAAGCAATCTGGCTCAGATCCGACTGAAACTCCACGCCAAAAAAGGGCGCCTCATCCTGGATAACGGAACCGTCTCCGATCTGGATGCCAACGGAATGATCGCTTTGGCCGGATCGAAGGAGACAGAGAAGAACGCTACAGCCACAGCCAGGCCGGCTCCTGAAACTCATCCCACCCCGGCGAAAAAAACGGCTTTGGATTCGCTCCCCTTTGTCCCCCGCACGATCGAGATCAGGCAGTTGCAGCTCAAGCTCAAGCCTGAAGAGATCGAAGGGCTTTCGATCCGTTCCGCCACAGCGAAGATTGAGAATGCCAAATTGGACCTCCACGAGGAGAGGGCGCTGGCTAAGCTCCTGGAAGCGTCGATCGATACGCCGTTGGCTCATACGGCTCTGAAGGCATCGCTGGAGCCCAAGCTTGTGCATATCGAGAATTTTGCCTTGAGCGATGTGGATCTTGAGCGGATCAGGCAATGGCTCAAACGGTTTCAAAAGCCGAAAGCTTCAGCAGCGACGCAAAAGGTATCCGACAATGCCCCTATCTCCCCGAAAGAGAAGGGGGCAGTCAGCAAAGGGTTGAAACTCCCCTTCCTCCCTTCGACACTGCTCGTCGATCAAGCATCGGTCGAGACAAAACCCTTTCATCTGGAGCCCTTGCAGACACGGCGCTCCCGGATCGAGCTGGAGCAGATGTACGTCGACTTGACACAGTTGCTGGCCAAGAGTGGAAAGCTCCACGCCCGGATCGAATCCAACCTGGCAGATATGGAGCTTACGGGCGTCATAAAGGAGAACCGGCTTCTTTTAAACCCTCCCGGAAAAAACCGTATTCTCCTTGCCAAATCGCTCTTCTCGACTTACCGGCTCCCGCTCCGTGCGGAGGCCTTTAGCCCGATTGTTCTTAGCGGAACGGCCGATGCCGAGAATGTCATCCTGCAAGCCTCTTTCCACGCCGAAAAGATCTTGGCGGATCGCAACAGCAGCTTCAACGTGGATATCAATCGTTCAGTAACACAGTTTCATTTCAATCTCGCCAAAGGGCGCTTCTCGGTCTCGAACGATGCGAATCTCTCGACCCCCTATGCGCCTCTGAAACTCCACGCCGAACTCAAACCTGGCACCAGGGGAGCCTTGGGCTATCGGGGATACCTCGAAACCCCGGGAGTCGAATTGGGCGATCCCAAGATCCAAAAGTTGCTCGGGGCGCCGCGGATCGATTTTGCGGGGGATCTCCACTCCGTCCTGGCGAAGCTCGATGCCGGGGCATTGCAGGGCTCTTTTGTCAGCCGAGACTTCAAAAAGGGGCTCTTGAAGCTCGAGAGTAAAGCCCCCATCCGCTTGGCCCGTTATATCAAGCTGCCTCCGAAGCTGCAGGGTGCGCAACTCTCTCTCGATCTTCGCACGCCGGTCGATTTTGCCAAGCCGCTCCCGCTGGATACGGCGATCAAACTCCATTCCAATGTCGCAAATCTCGATGCCCACCTTCTCTACGACGGCAATGTCACCTTGAGCGCACTTACCCGCTTCCCGAAAGATTCTCTGCTCAAAAAAGCCCTGCCCAACCTGAATCTCTCCGCCCTCGATCCCCTCAAGCTCAAGGGAAAAATGGACAAAAGGGTCATCAAACTCTCCCTGGCGAGCAAAGCGATCAAAGCCGATGTGGAGTACGATACTGCGGCAGAAAAAATTGCGGGGCTCATCGATTTGGCGGGAAGCAAGATCAAAGTGGCAGGAAACCCCAAAGAGACGATCACCGCCACGCTTCTAACCCCATCGGTCAAAACATTGACCAAAAAACTCACCGCTATCTACCGTGTGGAGATCCCCAAACTCGACGGTGACCTGAAGATGAAATTGAAGATCGAGAAACTCTCCAAAGCAAGCCTCGAACTCAAATCCAAACAGTTCGTGCCCGATGACAATGCCCGGATCAAAGCGCCGATCAAAAATATCGATATCGTGCTCGGTGCCGACGTGAAAAACAAAACGCTCATCATCAAGAAATACTCTCTTGAAACGGCGGGAATGAAGATCTTCGCCACCAAACCGAGCCGTATCCGAATGGCAAAAGATCGTATTGTAATCGACGCCTTCTGGGTGAACGATTCACTGAAGGTGACCGGGGCCTACGATCTCAAAAAGAAAGAGGGTGAGATCGTTGCGAAAGCGGCCCGTTTCAAAGTGATTCACGAAAATGCGAAATTCGATGCCGCCATCGACATCAAAACGAAGATCAACGGAGATAAGATCGATACGAAGGGCACCGTGACGATCCTGGGCGGAAACGTGATGTACGATTTGCAGGCGAAACATTACGCGACGGATGAAGATATCATCATCGTTCAGCACCAGAAAAAAAACGAAGAGAGTTTCTTCAGGAAAAATGTGCAGATCACCTTGTTTATCAAGACCAAAAAGCCGCTCTTTTTCAAGCAGAAAGATGTCTTTGTGGAGATTCGCCCTCAATTGAGCGTCATCAAACCATACAACGGGGATTTGCAGCTTCTCGGGTCTGTAAAACTGGCGAAAAACGGCTACTATATTTTTGAAGGGAAAAAATTCGTTCTCGAAGAGAGCAGCGTCAATTTCACCGGCAAACCGACCCAGCCGCTTCTGGATATCAACCTTGTCTATCGTCGCTACAGCAAAACGATCTATATCCGAGTCAACGGCGTGGCTACCGAACCGAATATCAACTTCTCCAGCGACCCCTATATGACGCAAAGCCAGATCCTCTCTTTTATCCTTTTCGATACGGAGGATACGGGCAACAATGCCGAAGATATGATGTCGATGGTCGGCGGAGGAATCGCCAAGTCGATTCTCGGAAATATCGGTCTGAAAGTCGATACACTCATCGTGACAACCGCGGGATTCGAAGTGGGCAAAAAGATCACCAAACGCATCACCATTCTCTACGATCAACGTTCACTGGAACCCAAGGTTATCGTGCGGATCAAACATTCGGAACATACCCAAACAGACATCAGTATCGGAAGTGAATCGCAGAGTGTGGATATTATTTACAAAAGGGAGTTTTAG
- a CDS encoding glutamate-5-semialdehyde dehydrogenase has translation MEGFLQKAKASSAVIATLDGATKSRVLRKMADALEEEMESILQANAKDMAAAEENELSSALKDRLFLDEKRVEAMARSLREIAALREPVGRVLEGWRNDANLRIEKVSVPIGVVGVIYESRPNVTADVGALCFKSGNVAILKGGKEAEHSNRAIAEVLQGVLEAEGLPREIISLLPDSSREGVAYLIRQDRYVDLIVPRGGETLIRYVSENATVPVVKHDKGLCHTYVHRAADQEMALKIALNAKCDRPGVCNAMETLLVDRAIARDFLPKAYEAFRAAGTELRADEEACGIIDAALAAEEDWDTEYLANILAVKVVENIDEAITHIRRHGSGHSEAIITEDYRAAEKFLDEVDAACVYVNASTRFTDGGAFGFGAEVGISTNKLHARGPMGINELTTYKYKIYGEGQTR, from the coding sequence ATGGAAGGTTTTTTGCAAAAAGCGAAAGCGAGCAGCGCGGTCATCGCGACACTGGATGGAGCGACCAAAAGTAGAGTTCTGCGAAAGATGGCTGACGCTTTGGAAGAGGAGATGGAGAGCATTTTGCAGGCCAATGCCAAGGATATGGCAGCGGCTGAAGAAAATGAGCTGAGCAGCGCTCTGAAGGATCGCCTCTTTCTCGACGAGAAACGGGTGGAGGCGATGGCCCGTTCCCTGCGGGAGATCGCCGCACTTAGAGAGCCGGTAGGGCGAGTCCTGGAAGGGTGGCGCAACGACGCCAACCTGCGGATCGAAAAGGTCTCCGTCCCCATCGGAGTGGTCGGGGTGATCTACGAATCCCGCCCCAACGTCACCGCCGACGTGGGGGCGCTCTGTTTCAAAAGCGGCAACGTCGCCATCCTCAAAGGGGGCAAGGAAGCCGAACACTCCAACCGGGCGATTGCGGAAGTGCTTCAGGGGGTGTTGGAGGCGGAGGGGCTGCCGAGGGAAATCATCTCCCTGCTTCCCGACAGCAGCCGTGAGGGGGTGGCCTATCTCATCAGGCAGGACCGCTATGTGGACCTGATCGTCCCGAGAGGCGGGGAGACACTCATCCGCTACGTCTCCGAAAACGCCACCGTCCCCGTGGTCAAGCACGACAAGGGGCTTTGCCATACCTACGTCCACCGGGCCGCCGATCAGGAGATGGCGCTCAAGATCGCCCTCAACGCCAAGTGCGACCGCCCCGGGGTCTGTAACGCGATGGAGACGCTGCTGGTCGATCGGGCCATCGCCCGGGATTTCCTCCCCAAAGCTTACGAAGCCTTCCGCGCGGCGGGAACGGAACTGCGGGCCGACGAGGAGGCGTGCGGGATCATCGACGCGGCGCTGGCGGCCGAAGAGGATTGGGATACCGAGTATCTGGCCAATATCCTGGCGGTGAAGGTGGTGGAGAACATCGACGAAGCCATCACCCATATCCGCCGTCACGGTTCGGGCCACTCCGAAGCGATCATCACCGAGGATTACCGTGCGGCGGAGAAATTCCTCGACGAAGTGGACGCCGCCTGCGTCTATGTCAACGCTTCGACCCGCTTTACCGACGGCGGGGCCTTCGGCTTCGGTGCGGAAGTAGGGATCTCCACCAACAAACTCCACGCCCGCGGCCCGATGGGGATCAACGAGCTGACCACTTACAAATACAAAATCTACGGTGAGGGGCAGACGCGCTAG
- a CDS encoding SixA phosphatase family protein: MSKKLILMRHAKSSWKEPLPDQERPLNKRGKRAAKMIGKTLAEKGIIPDLILSSDAKRARATAKRVLKALDKEKIDLQLDPALYAADAREILREIEKTEDKIQTLMVVAHNPGISELAVMLSGEDAFSWLPTAAVVVLEIDGDSWREIAPGKAKVLLHLIPREWEKS, translated from the coding sequence ATGAGCAAAAAGTTGATCCTGATGCGCCACGCAAAATCGAGCTGGAAAGAGCCATTGCCCGATCAAGAACGCCCACTCAACAAACGGGGCAAACGGGCGGCGAAGATGATCGGAAAGACCCTCGCCGAAAAAGGGATCATTCCGGACTTGATCCTCAGCAGCGACGCCAAAAGGGCCCGAGCCACCGCCAAACGGGTTTTAAAAGCCCTGGATAAAGAGAAAATCGACCTTCAGCTCGACCCGGCACTCTATGCGGCCGATGCCCGGGAGATTCTCCGAGAAATCGAAAAAACGGAGGACAAGATCCAAACACTGATGGTCGTCGCCCACAATCCCGGCATCAGTGAATTGGCGGTGATGCTGAGTGGTGAGGACGCGTTCTCGTGGCTACCGACCGCTGCGGTCGTCGTTCTCGAGATCGATGGGGATTCTTGGAGGGAGATCGCTCCGGGTAAGGCGAAAGTGCTTCTTCACCTCATTCCCCGGGAGTGGGAGAAGAGTTGA
- the hemH gene encoding ferrochelatase gives MKRAVLLLNMGGPNNIEEVELFLRNMFADKNILPMNPWMRRMIGNMIVRKRLAEAQENYRQLGGKSPLTEITLSLEAKVEEGTGMPVRPAMRYVPPFADEALREFQAEGVEELILFPMYPQYSTTTTKSSLEDVQERCEAMGYEPKIRLIEPYYDDYDYVAIQAEMIRQAAKGIDTSEYDLILSAHGLPMSIIKAGDPYEKQIEANVSALKIYLREQGIIFKNIRLAYQSKVGNAAWLEPNLADLLRKPDNLKVLIFPLAFTVDNSETLFELDREHREIAEKIGYEDYRVARCPNDTDAFARFIGEKIAASA, from the coding sequence ATGAAACGCGCCGTGCTGCTGCTCAATATGGGAGGCCCCAACAACATAGAAGAGGTGGAGCTCTTCTTGCGGAATATGTTTGCCGACAAAAATATCCTGCCGATGAATCCCTGGATGCGGCGGATGATCGGGAATATGATCGTCCGCAAGCGGCTGGCCGAGGCGCAGGAGAATTATCGTCAGCTGGGGGGCAAATCTCCGCTAACGGAGATCACCCTCTCTTTGGAGGCCAAGGTAGAGGAGGGGACGGGGATGCCGGTGCGTCCCGCGATGCGCTATGTGCCACCTTTTGCTGACGAAGCGCTGCGGGAATTTCAGGCGGAGGGTGTCGAGGAGCTGATCCTCTTTCCGATGTATCCCCAATATTCCACCACCACGACCAAATCTTCGCTCGAAGATGTGCAGGAGCGCTGCGAAGCGATGGGCTATGAGCCCAAAATCCGCCTCATCGAGCCTTATTATGACGACTACGACTATGTGGCGATCCAGGCAGAGATGATCCGCCAGGCCGCCAAAGGGATTGATACCAGTGAATATGACCTGATCCTCTCGGCCCACGGCTTGCCGATGAGTATCATCAAAGCGGGTGACCCCTATGAGAAACAGATAGAAGCCAATGTCTCGGCCCTCAAAATTTATCTGAGGGAGCAGGGGATTATATTTAAAAATATAAGACTGGCCTACCAATCCAAAGTGGGCAATGCCGCCTGGCTGGAGCCCAATCTGGCCGATCTCCTGCGCAAGCCGGACAATCTCAAGGTCCTGATCTTTCCCCTGGCCTTTACCGTCGACAACAGTGAAACCCTCTTCGAGCTGGACCGGGAGCACCGGGAGATCGCCGAGAAGATCGGCTACGAGGATTACCGGGTCGCCCGCTGCCCCAACGATACCGATGCCTTCGCCCGATTTATCGGAGAGAAGATTGCGGCCTCTGCCTAG